The Salana multivorans genome window below encodes:
- a CDS encoding alpha-amylase codes for MPRRRLVALLTLALTAVGLGACAPSSPSGSTDGAPGADGRDVGVQLFQWTWDSIARECTDVLGPAGFGWVLTSPPQEHVLGEAWWTAYQPVSYLVESRLGTREEFAAMVTACREAGVDVIADAVVNHMTGQDAPGTGWAGSPYEHYSYPGLYTEDDFHHCGLAPNDDIADYSDAAQVQTCELVNLADLDTADPEVQASIRGYLEDLLDLGVAGFRIDAAKHIAAEDVAAILEPLPEGTIVMQEVIGSRGEPIQPADYADIGSVFDFYYAGFLTGAVTGGTLEQVVHPDGANTGLTSEGAVVFVDNHDTERNGTTLSFRDGERYQLAMALLLASPYGTPVILSGYEFGHLDRDLGPNQDAEGAVLGAECASEVGPDVERENGDWICQHRWDAVLGMVEWRRAADGAPVEDATTTDRVLTLHRGDAVLAANGSRDEASVRLATGLPAGDYCDLGAGPVVDGECVGGVVAVDEHGVAELVLPSLAVVALAPDARPTA; via the coding sequence ATGCCTCGCCGCCGGCTCGTCGCCCTGCTCACGCTCGCCCTCACCGCCGTCGGGCTCGGCGCGTGCGCGCCGTCGTCACCCTCGGGATCGACGGACGGCGCTCCCGGCGCGGACGGGCGCGACGTCGGCGTCCAGCTCTTCCAGTGGACCTGGGACTCGATCGCGCGCGAGTGCACGGACGTGCTCGGCCCGGCCGGCTTCGGCTGGGTGCTGACGTCGCCGCCGCAGGAGCACGTCCTCGGCGAGGCGTGGTGGACCGCCTACCAGCCCGTGTCCTACCTCGTGGAGTCCCGCCTCGGCACGCGCGAGGAGTTCGCCGCGATGGTCACGGCCTGCCGCGAGGCCGGCGTCGACGTCATCGCGGACGCCGTCGTCAACCACATGACCGGCCAGGACGCGCCCGGCACGGGCTGGGCCGGCAGTCCCTACGAGCACTACTCCTACCCCGGTCTCTACACCGAGGACGACTTCCACCACTGCGGTCTCGCGCCGAACGACGACATCGCCGACTACTCCGACGCCGCCCAGGTCCAGACCTGCGAGCTCGTCAACCTCGCCGACCTCGACACCGCCGACCCCGAGGTCCAGGCGAGCATCCGCGGCTACCTCGAGGACCTGCTCGACCTCGGCGTCGCCGGGTTCCGGATCGACGCGGCCAAGCACATCGCGGCCGAGGACGTCGCGGCGATCCTCGAGCCGCTCCCCGAGGGGACGATCGTCATGCAGGAGGTGATCGGCTCGCGGGGCGAGCCGATCCAGCCCGCCGACTACGCCGACATCGGCAGCGTCTTCGACTTCTACTACGCGGGGTTCCTCACCGGCGCCGTCACGGGCGGCACGCTCGAGCAGGTGGTCCACCCGGACGGGGCGAACACGGGTCTGACGAGCGAGGGCGCCGTCGTCTTCGTCGACAACCACGACACCGAGCGCAACGGGACGACGCTCAGCTTCCGCGACGGCGAGCGCTACCAGCTCGCGATGGCGCTGCTGCTGGCGAGCCCCTACGGCACCCCCGTCATCCTCTCCGGTTACGAGTTCGGTCACCTCGACCGCGACCTGGGGCCGAACCAGGACGCCGAGGGGGCCGTGCTCGGCGCCGAGTGCGCGAGCGAGGTCGGGCCGGACGTCGAGCGGGAGAACGGCGACTGGATCTGCCAGCACCGCTGGGACGCCGTGCTGGGGATGGTCGAGTGGCGCCGGGCGGCCGACGGGGCGCCGGTCGAGGACGCGACGACGACCGACCGGGTGCTCACGCTGCACCGCGGCGACGCGGTGCTCGCCGCCAACGGCTCGCGGGACGAGGCGAGCGTCCGGCTCGCGACCGGTCTGCCCGCCGGGGACTACTGCGACCTCGGCGCCGGTCCCGTGGTCGACGGGGAGTGCGTCGGCGGCGTCGTGGCGGTGGACGAGCACGGTGTCGCCGAGCTGGTCCTTCCGTCGCTCGCCGTCGTCGCGCTCGCACCCGACGCGCGGCCCACGGCGTGA
- a CDS encoding LacI family DNA-binding transcriptional regulator: MTSTDEQPRTRLADLAALSGVSTATVSRVLNRRPGVADATRQAVYNAMDMLGYERPRRSPSQSAGLIGLIVPELSNPVFPAFAQAIETALAHHGYTPLLCTQTASGVSEDEYVETLLAANVAGIVFVNGLHADSQAPTARYERLVELGVPFVLVNGYREELQVPTVSVDEVLGMDIAVRHLTALGHTRIALAVGQERLVPSMLKRQGFVTAMKRYLGPTAEHRVMTSLFTVEGGEASAWALMREGVTAIICGSDLMALGAVRAVTAAGRCVPEDVSVVGFDDSVFLGFTDPPLTTLRQPVPGMSQAAVDLLLQSIRGRTQATELRFAPELIVRGSTTTAPAGGTDRS; this comes from the coding sequence ATGACGAGCACGGACGAGCAGCCGCGCACCCGGCTGGCGGATCTCGCGGCGCTGTCGGGGGTCAGCACCGCGACCGTCTCCCGGGTGCTCAACCGGCGTCCCGGCGTCGCCGACGCCACCCGGCAGGCCGTCTACAACGCGATGGACATGCTCGGCTACGAGCGCCCGCGCCGCAGCCCGTCGCAGTCCGCCGGTCTCATCGGGCTCATCGTCCCGGAGCTGTCCAACCCGGTCTTCCCCGCGTTCGCTCAGGCGATCGAGACGGCGCTCGCCCACCACGGCTACACGCCGCTCCTGTGCACGCAGACGGCGAGCGGCGTCTCCGAGGACGAGTACGTCGAGACGCTGCTCGCCGCGAACGTCGCCGGCATCGTGTTCGTCAACGGGCTGCACGCCGACTCCCAGGCCCCGACCGCCCGGTACGAGCGCCTCGTCGAGCTCGGTGTCCCGTTCGTGCTCGTCAACGGGTACCGGGAGGAGCTCCAGGTGCCGACCGTCTCGGTCGACGAGGTCCTCGGGATGGACATCGCGGTCCGCCACCTCACCGCGCTCGGCCACACGCGGATCGCGCTCGCGGTCGGGCAGGAGCGGCTGGTGCCGTCGATGCTCAAGCGGCAGGGGTTCGTCACGGCGATGAAGCGCTACCTCGGCCCGACGGCCGAGCACCGCGTCATGACGTCGCTCTTCACGGTGGAGGGCGGCGAGGCGTCGGCGTGGGCGCTCATGCGCGAGGGGGTCACGGCCATCATCTGCGGCAGCGACCTCATGGCGCTCGGCGCCGTGCGCGCCGTCACCGCCGCCGGGCGGTGCGTTCCGGAGGACGTGTCGGTCGTCGGCTTCGACGACTCGGTGTTCCTCGGCTTCACGGACCCGCCGCTCACGACGCTGCGCCAGCCCGTCCCCGGGATGAGCCAGGCCGCGGTCGACCTGCTGCTGCAGTCGATCCGCGGTCGTACGCAGGCGACCGAGCTGCGGTTCGCGCCGGAGCTCATCGTGCGCGGGTCGACGACGACGGCCCCCGCCGGCGGCACCGACCGGTCCTGA
- a CDS encoding sugar ABC transporter substrate-binding protein translates to MRKSFISAAAIASAALLLAACGGNSGGGTDASETPTADDTASAEETPAEGGEESSAPAVRDPNADLVIWADAVRSEAVQKVADAYGAANDITVTVQTIVDVRKDFVTANQAGNGPDIIVGAHDWLGQLVANGAVEPLQVAGLDGYNEKAVAAATYNGQLYAVPYGMESLVLYCNNETAPGAPFDTIDAAIAAAQGSGATLDTPLVLQTSDAYHMQPLYSSAGGYIFGYNDGVWDVSDLGFASEAGVAAAEKIATLGEAGSGVLKTSIDGTNAASIFLDGKAGCFVSGPWNYNDISSTFGDDGFTMQPVPGFEGMNPATPFLGVNQFYVASNGKNKAYAQDFVTSTAPGGLNTAEAQQVLFDELAQPPAMNEIADKAGAESPSMAIFIAAAQAAQPMPAVPAMDAVWSPAGQAWNSIIGGADVKETMAAAAKAMEEAIAAS, encoded by the coding sequence ATGCGTAAGAGCTTCATCTCGGCCGCTGCGATCGCGTCGGCGGCCCTGCTGCTCGCCGCCTGCGGCGGCAACTCGGGCGGCGGCACCGACGCCAGCGAGACCCCCACCGCCGACGACACCGCCTCGGCGGAGGAGACGCCGGCCGAGGGTGGCGAGGAGTCCTCGGCCCCGGCCGTCCGCGACCCCAACGCCGACCTGGTCATCTGGGCCGACGCCGTGCGCTCCGAGGCCGTCCAGAAGGTCGCCGACGCCTACGGCGCCGCCAACGACATCACCGTCACGGTCCAGACCATCGTCGACGTCCGCAAGGACTTCGTGACGGCGAACCAGGCCGGCAACGGCCCGGACATCATCGTCGGCGCGCACGACTGGCTGGGCCAGCTCGTCGCCAACGGCGCGGTCGAGCCCCTGCAGGTCGCCGGCCTCGACGGCTACAACGAGAAGGCCGTCGCCGCCGCGACCTACAACGGCCAGCTCTACGCCGTGCCCTACGGCATGGAGTCGCTCGTCCTGTACTGCAACAACGAGACCGCCCCCGGCGCCCCGTTCGACACGATCGACGCCGCCATCGCCGCCGCCCAGGGCTCGGGCGCCACGCTGGACACGCCGCTCGTGCTCCAGACGTCGGACGCCTACCACATGCAGCCGTTGTACTCGTCGGCCGGCGGGTACATCTTCGGCTACAACGACGGCGTCTGGGACGTCTCCGACCTCGGCTTCGCGTCCGAGGCCGGCGTCGCTGCCGCCGAGAAGATCGCGACGCTCGGCGAGGCGGGCAGCGGCGTCCTCAAGACGTCGATCGACGGCACGAACGCCGCCTCGATCTTCCTCGACGGCAAGGCCGGCTGCTTCGTCTCCGGTCCGTGGAACTACAACGACATCAGCTCGACGTTCGGCGACGACGGCTTCACCATGCAGCCCGTCCCCGGCTTCGAGGGGATGAACCCGGCGACGCCGTTCCTCGGGGTGAACCAGTTCTACGTCGCCTCGAACGGCAAGAACAAGGCGTACGCGCAGGACTTCGTCACCAGCACGGCCCCGGGTGGTCTCAACACCGCCGAGGCGCAGCAGGTCCTGTTCGACGAGCTGGCCCAGCCGCCGGCGATGAACGAGATCGCCGACAAGGCCGGCGCGGAGAGCCCGTCGATGGCGATCTTCATCGCCGCCGCCCAGGCCGCCCAGCCGATGCCCGCCGTCCCGGCGATGGACGCCGTCTGGTCGCCGGCCGGCCAGGCGTGGAACTCCATCATCGGTGGGGCTGACGTCAAGGAGACCATGGCGGCCGCCGCCAAGGCCATGGAAGAGGCCATCGCCGCCTCCTGA
- a CDS encoding ABC transporter permease subunit — MAVSSTSAPPTRRRQPGEHPLKILAPTPAVLIAKVIGLGLVLSAAIVLTPTLIALENWFFLVAIWAIAISIVAVYLTGRAVPLKYLLPGALLLIVLTIYPILLTIQTSTTNYGDGTRSTKAEAVATILGNAAVPAPDARTFTTAVGTQGSTTTGPFSLLLVDQATDKAYAGDPEGLVELDDAVVENGVITEAPGYTLLTKNEINPLTAGGGPLDGFVVPAGEDTVIKLQGFNAMEMRTPLLYDEDADTITNVDTGVVYTPQRSGTGDRSYFTADDGTRLSNQSWGEDVGMFNYKRLFTDSRITGPFLSIAVWTLVFAVTVVASTYFVGLLLAISLNDDRLRFLRFFRSVIILPYAIPGFILLMVWASFWNRDFGLVNNLLGLNIDWLQGSPFSARAAVLLTQLWMGFPYMFLICTGALQSVPSELKEAASIDGATGVSQFWRIIFPLVLVSTAPLLVASFAFNFNNFNAIQLLTQGGPFTADNPTAGGTDILVSYTYRLAFGGVGEQIGFASAVSVLLFILTAVIAAIQFRGTRKLEEIY, encoded by the coding sequence GTGGCAGTCAGCTCTACCTCCGCGCCCCCGACCCGCAGGCGTCAGCCCGGGGAGCACCCGCTCAAGATCCTCGCTCCCACGCCCGCCGTGCTCATCGCCAAGGTGATCGGTCTCGGTCTCGTCCTCTCGGCGGCGATCGTGCTGACGCCGACCCTGATCGCCCTGGAGAACTGGTTCTTCCTCGTCGCGATCTGGGCGATCGCGATCTCCATCGTCGCGGTGTACCTCACCGGCCGCGCGGTCCCGCTCAAGTACCTCCTGCCCGGCGCGCTCCTGCTGATCGTCCTCACGATCTACCCGATCCTGCTGACCATCCAGACGTCGACGACGAACTACGGCGACGGCACGCGCTCGACCAAGGCGGAGGCCGTCGCGACGATCCTCGGCAACGCCGCCGTCCCGGCCCCGGACGCGCGGACCTTCACCACGGCCGTCGGCACCCAGGGCTCGACGACGACGGGCCCGTTCAGCCTGCTCCTGGTCGACCAGGCGACGGACAAGGCCTACGCCGGCGACCCGGAGGGTCTCGTCGAGCTCGACGACGCCGTCGTCGAGAACGGCGTCATCACCGAGGCGCCCGGCTACACGCTCCTGACCAAGAACGAGATCAACCCGCTGACCGCCGGTGGCGGCCCGCTCGACGGCTTCGTCGTCCCCGCCGGCGAGGACACGGTCATCAAGCTCCAGGGCTTCAACGCCATGGAGATGCGCACGCCCCTCCTCTACGACGAGGACGCGGACACGATCACCAACGTCGACACCGGCGTCGTCTACACCCCGCAGCGCTCCGGCACGGGTGACCGCTCCTACTTCACGGCCGACGACGGCACGCGCCTGTCGAACCAGTCCTGGGGTGAGGACGTAGGGATGTTCAACTACAAGCGCCTGTTCACCGACTCGCGCATCACCGGACCGTTCCTCAGCATCGCGGTGTGGACGCTCGTCTTCGCGGTCACGGTCGTCGCGTCGACCTACTTCGTCGGGCTGCTCCTGGCGATCTCGCTCAACGACGACCGGCTGAGGTTCCTGCGGTTCTTCCGCTCGGTCATCATCCTTCCGTACGCGATCCCTGGCTTCATCCTCCTCATGGTGTGGGCCTCGTTCTGGAACCGGGACTTCGGTCTCGTCAACAACCTGCTCGGGCTCAACATCGACTGGCTCCAGGGATCGCCGTTCTCGGCGCGGGCCGCCGTCCTGCTCACCCAGCTCTGGATGGGCTTCCCGTACATGTTCCTCATCTGCACGGGCGCCCTCCAGTCGGTCCCCTCCGAGCTCAAGGAGGCGGCATCGATCGACGGCGCCACGGGGGTCTCGCAGTTCTGGCGGATCATCTTCCCGCTCGTCCTGGTCTCGACGGCGCCGCTGCTGGTGGCCTCGTTCGCGTTCAACTTCAACAACTTCAACGCGATCCAGCTCCTCACCCAGGGTGGCCCGTTCACGGCCGACAACCCGACGGCGGGCGGCACGGACATCCTCGTGTCCTACACCTATCGACTGGCCTTCGGCGGGGTCGGGGAACAGATCGGGTTCGCCTCGGCGGTCTCGGTGCTCCTGTTCATCCTGACCGCCGTCATCGCGGCCATCCAGTTCCGCGGCACGCGCAAGCTCGAGGAGATCTACTGA